Genomic window (Pristiophorus japonicus isolate sPriJap1 chromosome 9, sPriJap1.hap1, whole genome shotgun sequence):
ggggctccggcacccacacgctcagcgtagttccccttacgcaggagcctgtgaacacggcccacagggaactgcagtccggcccgggaggagcgagacttggccttggcccgagctttaccgctggtttttcctcttccagacatttccgaAATCAACAAGCTCAGAAaatgaatgagaaactcctcccacatctgcccttcttatacattctggagggatgcagggagcgaacttgtgattggtcactctgtGGTGAATTCCATTGGtcgtttccgatgaccaatcacagcctgtttagtccaccaatgaaagtagggcgAAAATTATTGGTTCTCAAAGTCAGAACCTAAcgatttttttaattcaaaaatcccgccaataattgttaaaattgtgaattatgttagtaacttcaccattagccaaatacttcaaaacactttttgtttccttttgtctgaTTCCATGTTTCCCTTGCAAATTCCAGCCTGTTACAATCAGCATTAAATTCGGCTTCAGattcaaactgtctgtaacgggcgggactcagtccccactgattctgtaacgggacacattacagctccatctttgtaaaagtgaacttTTTTTCATAGCAGCTGCTGTGGGAGTGAGACCAGTACTGAGAGTCCTTCTGTAAAaatagaagagggacagagtgttcaaactgcccctgttctagtctctaagaactcccattctgaatTATTACACTGcgggagtctcgggttaataaacggactgagccGCAACGGAATAAAAACAAAACGtgaaaagggcttgagtgagaacgtgtgactgaaatcggagtttccCCGCCCTCCTAAAATAAATTCGTCGGCAGGCGCTGTGAATGAgcgggtctgagagcaaagggaaagcgACAATGGACCGTCTTTGTCGTTTACTCACTGCGGGAAATTCCAGCGACGCCAAGGTCGAATCcgtcagtgaagctgcttatgagaattcaaaactaaatctacagctggaattgTAAATATTCTCAAACACAATTGttcgggaaataattacagtaaattcagtctaaagggtgatgtgtttgtgcagctctttcaatgatgttgtgggtggctcttaaaagagccgttgtgtttgggattTGTTCCGTCAGGACAgcatggagttttacttggagctggtgtatttggtcaccgcctttgtcccttccgacacagcgtgcttggccagctccccgggtagCAGCagacgcacggcggtctggatctcccgggagctgatggtgcggcgcttgttgtaatgggccaggcgggaagcctcacccgcaatgcgctcgaaaatatcgttcacaaacgagttcatgatgcccatggccttggaggagatgccggtgtcggggtgaacttgcttcatcactttgtagatgtagatggagtaactctccttcctcgactttctgcgcttcttaccacccttcggtggtgttttcttgattactttcttggcaccctttttcgaagctggtttcttttcctcaggcatcgtcttgttcagttAGGTACAGATATGAAGCAAATTCTGCTCCGggctcgcattatataggcagccccacactccgcccacagccctatgctaatgagggatgggtgaaggcaatgaCTGTGATTGGGTTCATTGGCcgcgttgtcaatttccattgttctgcatctctctgattggatgtttaaagagaccaatcagatttattgctcgccaaaatctcaaattcttgaattaggctctcaggcaaaaatggttaatgatggccggacttatgaggaaggttcaCTCACGTTTTTTCCTGTatatattcaataatctgaacagctgTGTTTGTCGATCTACATTTCTACATGTTCGAGTCATTGACCGGTTttaaccgagattgcctgagggtcacttctgatcaggacatgggagtccttctgtgaaggcAAGAGCccctcactgtccttccgccctgatgctaGCTTCCACccatcgtttaattcaacacctttcttatctgtcactactgtaacatggatgtaacagcatggatttatgaaggggaagtcatgttagataaatttgctggaattctttgaggatgtaatgaacagggtggataaagaggaaccagtggatgtagtgtatttggacttccagaaggcatttgacaaggtgccacctaaaaggttactgcacaagacaaaagttcacagggttaggggtaatatattagcatggataggggattggttaatgaacagaaaccagagtcgagataaatggttcattctcgggttggcaatcagtaaccagtggggtgccgcagggatcagtgctgggaccccaactctttactgttatatatgtatacttgtatttactctgtacacccaccaaagggcttatcccctggagtcccaagggagcacagatatttaaggaggcttcacaggttggagaggcactctggagacttgcaataaaagactatggtcacactttactttgagctcacagtgttcagtctgactcgttctccatatactacaattggcaatgagatacagatagcgaacccaaagatgcagagaacagtgtgcatcctggagaaattctcggagggagatgattgggaaacttttgtggagcgactcgaccaatactttgtggccaatgagttagatggggaagaaagcattgccaaatgaagggcgatcctgctcactgtctgtggggcaccaacgtatgtactcatgaagaaactgctcactccagcaaaacccacagagaaatcataccatgatttgtgcacactggtctgagagcatttgaacccgaaggaaagcattctgatggcgagataccggttctacacctacaaaaggtctgatggccagtaagtggcgagttatgtcgccaagctaagatgccttacaGGACATCGCGaagttgaagaacatttggagcatatgctcagagactgtttcgtacttggcattggccacaaaaccatacttcgcaaacttttgactgtagagactccaaccttgagtaaggccatagcgatagcccaggcattcattaccaccagtgacaatacgaagcaaatctc
Coding sequences:
- the LOC139273425 gene encoding histone H2B 1.2-like, translated to MPEEKKPASKKGAKKVIKKTPPKGGKKRRKSRKESYSIYIYKVMKQVHPDTGISSKAMGIMNSFVNDIFERIAGEASRLAHYNKRRTISSREIQTAVRLLLPGELAKHAVSEGTKAVTKYTSSK